The following coding sequences are from one Thermomicrobiales bacterium window:
- a CDS encoding lysylphosphatidylglycerol synthase transmembrane domain-containing protein — MSIDSDTVQSKLGSTPQSELPPDADQPVGDPAALGKGLLRPRTLISFGFAVAILVFFFRRLDLDLAEVARNIRSADLMLLSAAITVYVGTIVLRSVRWRWMLVVAGAGSLPGTRVPPVGYLTAVLLVSWFFNCILPAKLGDAYRIYRVKVDDGIRYSIGFGTVLTERVIDLMVLVSMLAVSALVAFHGNMPSGASNALYVGVALCIAAVIGLVVIWFVRDHIETRLPLRFRNQWQALQESVFVNLRRPLVPAVLSALIWSMESSRVFLVAKALDVHISFQLAIFVGLMAALLTTLPFTPAGLGVVEVATVSVLKLVDVPVDLAGSVALLDRLITYWGLIAVGALVYLYMLKWGTRKRATPQRA, encoded by the coding sequence GTGAGCATCGATTCTGACACCGTGCAGTCCAAGCTCGGGTCGACGCCGCAGTCTGAGTTGCCGCCCGATGCCGATCAACCCGTTGGAGATCCCGCTGCGCTCGGCAAGGGCCTGCTTCGTCCGCGAACGTTGATTTCGTTCGGGTTCGCTGTTGCGATTCTGGTTTTCTTCTTCCGGCGACTCGATCTCGATCTTGCCGAGGTCGCGAGAAACATCAGATCGGCCGACCTGATGCTGCTTTCCGCTGCCATCACGGTCTACGTCGGCACCATCGTGCTGCGCTCAGTGCGATGGCGCTGGATGCTCGTGGTCGCGGGAGCCGGGTCCTTGCCCGGAACGAGGGTGCCTCCCGTTGGGTACTTGACCGCCGTCCTGCTCGTCTCTTGGTTCTTCAACTGCATTCTCCCGGCAAAGCTGGGCGACGCTTATCGGATCTATCGCGTCAAAGTCGACGACGGAATCCGCTACTCCATTGGGTTTGGAACCGTTCTGACCGAGCGGGTGATCGACCTCATGGTGCTCGTGTCGATGCTTGCGGTCTCAGCGCTCGTGGCTTTTCACGGAAACATGCCGTCGGGTGCGTCGAACGCGCTCTATGTCGGGGTTGCTCTCTGTATCGCGGCAGTGATTGGGCTGGTGGTGATCTGGTTCGTCCGCGATCACATCGAGACACGTTTGCCATTGCGCTTTCGCAATCAATGGCAAGCACTGCAGGAATCGGTCTTCGTCAATTTGCGCCGTCCCCTGGTTCCAGCGGTGCTGAGCGCGCTCATCTGGTCGATGGAATCATCTCGCGTGTTTCTCGTCGCGAAGGCCCTCGACGTACACATCTCGTTCCAGCTCGCGATCTTCGTGGGACTGATGGCCGCATTGTTGACGACGCTGCCCTTCACTCCGGCTGGGCTCGGGGTCGTGGAGGTGGCCACTGTTTCCGTGCTGAAACTCGTCGATGTGCCGGTCGATCTCGCAGGGTCTGTCGCGTTGCTCGACCGGTTGATCACATACTGGGGCCTGATTGCGGTGGGTGCGCTGGTCTATCTGTACATGCTCAAGTGGGG